One Mixta gaviniae genomic window carries:
- the emrA gene encoding multidrug efflux MFS transporter periplasmic adaptor subunit EmrA, whose amino-acid sequence MSANAETQNPQQSANKKKKRKGALIFLAVLFVLIGVAYLIYWALVLRHFEETDDAYVAGNQVQIMAQVGGSVNKVWFDNTDFVKKGDVLVTLDKTDAEQAFEKAQTALATSVRQTHQLMINGKQYQASIALQKTALAQAEADLKRREPLGASNLIGREELQHARDAVATARAQLDVAVQQYNANQAMILDTSLENQPAVKQNAAALRDAWLALQRTEIRSPTDGYVSRRSVQVGAQISTATPLMAVVPATGVWVDANFKETQLAGVRIGQPATVVSDIYGDDVVYHGKVVGLDMGTGSAFSLLPAQNATGNWIKVVQRLPVRVELDAKEVTDHPLRIGLSTLVKVDTSNKEGAVLASQVRQSPAYQSDALAIDLAPVNTLISDIIRANASE is encoded by the coding sequence ATGAGTGCGAACGCGGAAACGCAAAACCCGCAACAGTCCGCCAATAAGAAGAAAAAACGTAAAGGCGCGTTAATTTTTCTGGCCGTCCTGTTTGTTCTGATCGGCGTCGCTTATCTGATCTACTGGGCGCTGGTGCTGCGCCATTTTGAAGAGACCGACGACGCCTACGTGGCGGGCAACCAGGTGCAGATTATGGCTCAGGTCGGTGGCAGCGTGAACAAAGTCTGGTTCGATAACACCGACTTTGTGAAAAAAGGCGATGTGCTGGTGACGCTGGATAAAACCGACGCCGAGCAGGCGTTTGAGAAAGCGCAAACCGCGCTGGCCACCAGCGTGCGTCAGACGCATCAGCTGATGATCAACGGCAAGCAGTATCAGGCCTCTATCGCCCTGCAAAAAACCGCGCTGGCGCAGGCCGAGGCGGATTTAAAACGCCGCGAGCCGCTGGGCGCATCTAATTTAATCGGCCGCGAAGAGCTGCAGCACGCGCGCGACGCCGTCGCCACGGCGCGGGCGCAGCTTGATGTCGCGGTGCAGCAGTACAACGCCAACCAGGCGATGATCCTCGACACCTCGCTGGAAAACCAGCCGGCGGTGAAACAGAACGCCGCCGCGCTGCGTGACGCCTGGCTGGCGCTGCAGCGCACCGAGATCCGCAGCCCGACCGACGGCTATGTCTCCCGCCGCAGCGTGCAGGTCGGCGCGCAGATCTCTACCGCCACGCCGCTGATGGCGGTGGTGCCGGCGACCGGGGTCTGGGTGGACGCCAACTTTAAAGAGACGCAGCTGGCGGGCGTGCGCATCGGCCAGCCGGCGACGGTGGTGAGCGATATCTACGGCGATGATGTGGTTTATCACGGCAAGGTGGTCGGCCTGGATATGGGCACCGGCAGCGCCTTCTCGCTGCTGCCGGCGCAGAACGCCACCGGTAACTGGATCAAAGTGGTACAGCGCCTGCCGGTGCGCGTCGAGCTGGATGCGAAAGAAGTGACCGACCATCCGCTGCGCATCGGCCTCTCCACGCTGGTAAAAGTGGATACCAGCAATAAAGAGGGCGCGGTGCTGGCGTCGCAGGTGCGTCAGTCCCCTGCTTACCAGAGCGACGCGCTGGCGATCGATCTGGCACCGGTCAATACCTTAATCAGCGATATCATTCGTGCTAATGCGAGCGAATAA
- the trxC gene encoding thioredoxin TrxC, giving the protein MNTVCASCQATNRVPEERIADGAKCGRCGSELFDGEVINATTATLDKYLQDDLPVVVDFWAPWCGPCVNFAPIYEDVADERSGKVRFLKVNTEAEPELSARFRIRSIPTIMLFKQGQLIDMLNGAMPKAPFNEWLDEAL; this is encoded by the coding sequence ATGAATACGGTATGTGCATCCTGTCAGGCAACGAACCGCGTTCCGGAAGAGCGCATTGCCGATGGCGCAAAATGCGGCCGCTGCGGCAGCGAGCTGTTCGACGGCGAGGTGATTAACGCCACTACCGCCACGCTCGATAAATATCTGCAGGACGATCTGCCGGTGGTGGTCGATTTCTGGGCGCCCTGGTGCGGCCCCTGCGTGAACTTCGCGCCAATCTATGAAGATGTTGCCGACGAGCGCAGCGGCAAGGTGCGTTTTCTGAAGGTAAACACCGAGGCGGAGCCGGAACTCAGCGCGCGCTTCCGCATCCGCAGCATCCCAACCATTATGCTGTTTAAACAGGGTCAGCTGATCGATATGCTGAACGGCGCGATGCCGAAAGCCCCGTTTAATGAGTGGCTGGACGAAGCGCTGTGA
- a CDS encoding MFS transporter: MNSTTRGLSPMLVALMSVATGLAVACNYYAQPLLETIARSFHLSVNQAGFIVTTAQLGYAAGLLLLVPLGDRLERRSLIVGMSLLAAGGMVITALSTGLSMMLLGTALTGLFSVVAQLLVPLAATLAAPEKRGRVVGTVMSGLLLGILLARTVAGALAQIGGWRSVFWVASVLMVLMALALWRGLPRYRQTVDLSYAQLLGSIFRLYAGTRVIRTRAIIGCLSFANFSVLWTSMAFLLAAPPWHYSEGQIGLLGLVGAAGALAARQAGSLADKGKARLTTTLGLLVMLASWALTAWGAHSLLALIGGIILLDLAVQGVHITNQSVIYRRLPEARNRLTAGYMTSYFIGGAAGSLLSATAYHFAGWYGVCSAGALLTLLNLLSWWAGYRYEDHNN, translated from the coding sequence ATGAATTCAACGACACGCGGGCTGAGCCCAATGCTGGTCGCCCTGATGTCCGTCGCCACCGGGCTGGCGGTGGCCTGCAACTATTATGCTCAGCCCCTGCTGGAGACCATCGCCCGCAGCTTTCATCTTTCGGTGAACCAGGCCGGCTTTATCGTTACCACGGCACAGCTCGGCTACGCCGCCGGTTTGCTGCTGCTGGTGCCGCTGGGCGACCGCCTGGAGCGCCGCAGCCTGATTGTCGGCATGAGCCTGCTGGCGGCGGGCGGCATGGTGATCACCGCGCTCTCCACCGGGCTGAGCATGATGCTGCTGGGCACTGCGCTGACCGGCCTGTTCTCCGTCGTGGCGCAGCTGCTGGTGCCGCTGGCCGCCACCCTCGCCGCCCCGGAAAAACGCGGCCGGGTGGTGGGCACGGTAATGAGCGGTCTGCTGCTTGGCATTCTGCTGGCGCGCACCGTGGCCGGCGCGCTGGCGCAGATCGGCGGCTGGCGTTCGGTGTTCTGGGTGGCGAGCGTGCTGATGGTGTTGATGGCGCTGGCGCTGTGGCGCGGGCTGCCGCGCTATCGCCAGACGGTGGATCTTAGCTATGCGCAGCTGCTCGGCTCTATTTTCCGGCTCTATGCCGGCACGCGCGTGATCCGCACCCGCGCGATTATCGGCTGTCTCTCTTTTGCTAACTTCAGCGTGCTGTGGACTTCCATGGCTTTCCTGCTGGCCGCGCCGCCCTGGCACTATTCAGAAGGTCAAATCGGCCTGCTGGGGCTGGTGGGCGCCGCCGGGGCGCTGGCGGCGCGTCAGGCGGGTTCGCTGGCGGATAAAGGCAAGGCGCGCCTGACCACCACGCTCGGCCTGCTGGTGATGCTGGCATCATGGGCGCTGACTGCGTGGGGCGCACACTCGCTGCTGGCCCTGATCGGTGGGATTATCCTGCTCGATCTGGCGGTACAGGGGGTGCATATCACCAACCAGAGCGTGATCTATCGCCGTCTGCCCGAAGCGCGTAACCGGCTGACGGCAGGCTATATGACCAGCTATTTTATCGGCGGCGCGGCGGGTTCGCTGCTCTCCGCCACGGCTTATCATTTCGCCGGATGGTATGGCGTCTGCAGCGCGGGAGCGCTATTAACTTTGCTTAACCTGTTAAGCTGGTGGGCAGGCTACCGCTATGAGGATCACAATAATTGA
- the emrB gene encoding multidrug efflux MFS transporter permease subunit EmrB has translation MAQKPLEGAQLVLMTIALSLATFMQVLDSTIANVAIPTIAGNLGASNSQGTWVITSFGVANAISIPITGWLAKRIGEVKLFVWSTIAFAIASFLCGVANSLSTLILFRVIQGLVAGPLIPLSQSLLLSNYPPAKRSIALSLWAMTVVVAPICGPILGGWISDNYHWGWIFFINVPIGIVVTILTLQTLRNRETKTEIRPIDTVGLVLLVVGIGALQIMLDRGRELDWFSSTEIIVLTVVAVVALSVLFVWEMTDDHPVVDLTLFKSRNFTIGCLSISLAYMLYFGSIVLLPQLLQEVYGYTATWAGLASAPVGIFPVILSPIIGRFAHRVDMRKLVTFSFIMYAVCFYWRAYTFEPGMDFGASAWPQFVQGLAVACFFMPLTTITLSGLAPDRLAAASSLSNFLRTLAGSIGTSITTTMWTNRESMHHSYFSESITPYSSNAQESYRQLEQLGMSQQQASGYIAQQITNQGLIISANEVFWLSAGIFLMLVVTIWFARPPFSSGGGGGGAH, from the coding sequence ATGGCACAAAAACCGCTTGAGGGCGCTCAGCTGGTTCTGATGACCATCGCGCTGTCGCTGGCGACCTTTATGCAGGTGCTGGATTCCACCATCGCCAACGTGGCCATCCCGACTATCGCCGGCAACCTTGGCGCCTCTAACTCTCAGGGCACCTGGGTAATTACCTCGTTCGGCGTGGCCAACGCGATTTCGATCCCGATCACCGGCTGGCTGGCGAAGCGCATTGGCGAGGTGAAGCTGTTTGTCTGGTCCACCATCGCCTTTGCGATCGCCTCTTTTCTGTGCGGCGTGGCAAACAGCCTCTCCACCCTGATCCTGTTCCGCGTGATTCAGGGGCTGGTGGCCGGGCCGCTGATCCCGCTTTCGCAGAGCTTGCTGTTGAGCAATTATCCGCCCGCGAAACGCAGCATCGCCCTGTCGCTCTGGGCGATGACAGTGGTGGTGGCGCCGATCTGCGGCCCGATCCTCGGCGGCTGGATCAGCGACAACTACCACTGGGGCTGGATCTTCTTTATCAACGTGCCGATTGGCATCGTGGTAACGATCCTGACGCTGCAGACGCTGCGCAACCGGGAAACCAAAACCGAGATCCGCCCGATCGATACCGTGGGGCTGGTGCTGCTGGTGGTGGGCATTGGCGCGCTGCAGATCATGCTGGATCGCGGGCGCGAGCTGGACTGGTTCAGCTCGACCGAGATTATCGTGCTGACGGTGGTGGCGGTAGTGGCGCTCTCGGTACTGTTTGTCTGGGAGATGACTGACGACCATCCGGTGGTGGATTTAACACTGTTTAAGTCGCGCAACTTCACCATCGGCTGCCTGTCGATCAGCCTCGCTTATATGCTCTACTTCGGCTCTATCGTCCTGCTGCCGCAGCTGCTGCAGGAGGTGTACGGCTATACGGCGACCTGGGCCGGGCTGGCCTCCGCGCCGGTGGGGATTTTCCCGGTGATCCTGTCGCCAATTATCGGCCGCTTCGCCCATCGCGTCGATATGCGCAAGCTGGTGACGTTCAGTTTTATTATGTATGCCGTCTGTTTTTACTGGCGCGCCTACACCTTCGAGCCGGGCATGGATTTCGGCGCGTCGGCATGGCCACAGTTCGTGCAGGGGCTGGCGGTGGCCTGCTTCTTTATGCCGCTGACCACCATTACGCTGTCGGGGCTGGCGCCGGATCGGCTCGCCGCCGCCTCCAGCCTGTCGAACTTTTTGCGTACGCTGGCCGGTTCGATCGGCACCTCGATCACCACCACGATGTGGACCAACCGCGAGTCGATGCACCATAGCTATTTTAGCGAGTCGATTACGCCTTACAGCAGTAATGCCCAGGAGAGCTATCGTCAACTGGAGCAGCTGGGTATGAGCCAGCAGCAGGCGTCGGGCTATATCGCGCAGCAGATCACTAATCAGGGGCTGATTATTTCTGCCAATGAGGTGTTCTGGCTGTCGGCGGGGATCTTCCTGATGCTGGTGGTGACCATCTGGTTTGCTCGCCCGCCCTTTAGCTCCGGCGGCGGTGGCGGCGGCGCGCACTGA
- the proW gene encoding glycine betaine/L-proline ABC transporter permease ProW produces MGAAPTGGSAPATDNTAGDPWGTAPAGGSAPATDNTAGDPWRSAPASGGDTSPAASGDAWGSPADAGGQDAAGSDWLNSAPAAQPEHFSVMDPFHHTLIPLDSWVTQGIDWVVNHFRPLFQGIRVPVDYILSAFQQLLLGMPAPVAIVLFALIAWQFSSFGMGIATLVSLVLIGAIGAWSQAMVTLALVLTALLFCIVIGLPLGIWLARSERAARVIRPLLDAMQTTPAFVYLVPIVMLFGIGNVPGVVVTIIFALPPVVRLTVLGIKQVPADLIEAAESFGAHPRQMLFKVQLPLAMPTIMAGINQTLMLALSMVVIASMIAVGGLGQMVLRGIGRLDMGLATVGGVGIVILAIILDRLTQSLGRDRRSRGNRRWYASGPLGVLTRLFRH; encoded by the coding sequence CTGGGGGCGGCTCCGACAGGCGGAAGCGCCCCCGCCACTGATAATACGGCAGGCGATCCCTGGGGGACGGCTCCGGCAGGCGGAAGCGCCCCCGCCACCGATAATACGGCAGGCGATCCCTGGCGTAGCGCGCCGGCGTCCGGCGGCGATACCTCTCCGGCCGCTTCAGGTGACGCCTGGGGTTCGCCCGCCGACGCGGGCGGCCAGGATGCGGCCGGCAGCGACTGGCTGAACAGCGCACCGGCGGCGCAGCCGGAACACTTTAGCGTCATGGATCCTTTCCACCATACCCTGATCCCGCTCGACAGCTGGGTGACGCAGGGGATCGACTGGGTCGTCAACCATTTTCGTCCGCTGTTTCAGGGCATTCGCGTGCCGGTGGATTATATCCTCAGCGCCTTTCAACAGCTGCTGCTGGGCATGCCGGCGCCGGTGGCGATCGTGCTGTTCGCCCTGATCGCCTGGCAATTCTCCAGCTTCGGCATGGGTATCGCCACGCTGGTGTCGCTGGTGCTGATCGGCGCCATTGGCGCCTGGTCACAAGCGATGGTCACGCTGGCGCTGGTGCTGACCGCCCTGCTGTTCTGTATTGTCATCGGCCTGCCGCTCGGCATCTGGCTGGCGCGCAGCGAACGCGCCGCCCGGGTGATCCGCCCACTGCTCGACGCCATGCAGACCACGCCTGCTTTTGTCTACCTGGTGCCAATCGTGATGCTGTTCGGCATTGGCAACGTGCCCGGCGTAGTGGTCACCATTATCTTCGCCCTGCCGCCGGTGGTGCGTTTGACGGTGCTGGGCATTAAGCAGGTGCCGGCAGATCTGATCGAGGCGGCGGAATCATTCGGCGCTCATCCGCGTCAGATGCTGTTTAAAGTGCAGCTGCCGCTGGCGATGCCGACGATTATGGCCGGGATAAACCAGACGCTGATGCTGGCGCTGTCGATGGTCGTGATCGCCTCAATGATCGCCGTCGGCGGCCTGGGGCAGATGGTACTGCGCGGCATTGGCCGTCTCGATATGGGCCTCGCCACGGTAGGCGGCGTCGGCATCGTGATTCTGGCGATCATTCTTGACCGCCTTACCCAGTCGCTGGGTCGCGACCGCCGCAGCCGTGGCAACCGACGCTGGTACGCCAGCGGTCCGCTGGGCGTGCTGACCCGCCTTTTCAGACACTAA
- the mprA gene encoding transcriptional repressor MprA, with translation MESSFTPIEQMLNIRATRHKDFPLQEIMLTRLCMHMQSKLLDNRNKMLKAQGINETLFMALITLDAQENQSIQPSELSAALGSSRTNATRIADELEKRGWIERRESDNDRRCLHLHLTEKGNAFLRQVLPPQHQSLQYLWSSLSNSEKAQLESLTRKLLNRLDQMDEEEVISSLSHQ, from the coding sequence ATGGAAAGTTCGTTTACTCCCATTGAACAGATGCTGAATATTCGCGCTACACGTCACAAAGATTTCCCGCTCCAGGAAATCATGCTGACGCGTCTGTGCATGCATATGCAGAGCAAGCTGTTGGACAATCGCAATAAAATGCTGAAAGCTCAGGGGATTAACGAGACACTGTTTATGGCGTTGATTACGCTGGACGCACAGGAAAATCAAAGCATCCAGCCTTCAGAACTGAGCGCGGCACTGGGCTCCTCGCGCACCAACGCGACGCGCATCGCCGACGAGCTGGAAAAGCGCGGCTGGATCGAACGCCGCGAAAGCGATAACGATCGCCGCTGTCTGCATCTGCATTTGACGGAAAAAGGCAACGCCTTCCTGCGTCAGGTGCTTCCGCCGCAGCACCAGAGCCTGCAGTATCTCTGGTCTTCCCTGAGTAATAGCGAAAAAGCGCAGCTGGAAAGCCTGACACGTAAGCTGCTGAACCGTCTGGATCAAATGGACGAAGAGGAAGTGATTTCCTCCCTTTCACATCAATAG
- a CDS encoding tRNA/rRNA methyltransferase — translation MNDEFKGKSGKVKVMYVRGEDNGDKRGQNPRTGKGSRPGADRQEGNRRPSRQSDSAARGGRDGRDGRDSRGGRDDRNGRDDRGGRDDRNGRGARDNPFRGDRDNNFRGDRDNHSRGDRDAQPRGDSPWRTVSRAPGEETKPDHGGISGKSYIDPEQLRRQRMEETRVYGENACQALFQSRPECIVRAWFVQSVTPRFRDALRWLAANRKAYHVVEEAELEKASGTEHHGGVCFLIKKRVGTPVSEWLATGREQDCVLALENIGNPHNIGGIMRSSAHFGVKGLLVDDAAVLESGAAVRTAEGGAEHVQALSAESFVKGLEAFRKAGYTIVTTSSHKGSTPLTQAKLPAKMVLVLGQESDGLTESALKQGDMSVSIDGTGKVESLNVSVATGVLLAEWWRQNH, via the coding sequence ATGAACGACGAATTCAAAGGTAAAAGCGGCAAAGTCAAAGTGATGTATGTTCGCGGTGAAGATAATGGTGACAAACGCGGACAAAATCCCCGGACGGGCAAAGGCAGCCGGCCCGGCGCTGACCGCCAGGAAGGGAACCGTCGTCCATCCCGCCAGTCTGACAGCGCCGCGCGCGGCGGACGTGATGGTCGCGATGGACGCGACAGCCGTGGCGGACGCGATGACCGCAACGGTCGCGACGATCGTGGCGGACGTGATGACCGCAACGGCCGCGGCGCGCGTGACAATCCTTTCCGCGGCGATCGCGATAACAATTTCCGCGGCGATCGCGACAATCATTCCCGTGGCGATCGTGACGCGCAGCCGCGCGGCGATTCGCCGTGGCGCACCGTATCCCGCGCGCCGGGCGAAGAGACCAAGCCCGATCACGGCGGCATCAGCGGCAAGAGCTATATCGATCCTGAGCAGCTGCGTCGTCAGCGTATGGAAGAGACGCGCGTGTATGGCGAGAACGCCTGTCAGGCACTGTTCCAGAGCCGTCCTGAATGCATCGTCCGTGCCTGGTTCGTCCAGAGCGTGACGCCGCGTTTCCGCGATGCGCTGCGCTGGCTGGCGGCCAATCGCAAGGCTTACCACGTAGTGGAAGAGGCGGAGCTGGAAAAAGCGTCCGGCACCGAGCATCACGGCGGCGTTTGCTTCCTGATCAAAAAACGCGTGGGCACGCCGGTCAGCGAATGGCTGGCGACCGGGCGCGAGCAGGATTGTGTGCTGGCGCTGGAGAATATCGGCAACCCGCACAATATCGGCGGCATCATGCGCAGCAGCGCGCACTTTGGCGTGAAAGGCCTGCTGGTGGATGACGCGGCGGTGCTGGAGTCGGGTGCGGCAGTGCGTACCGCGGAAGGCGGCGCGGAGCATGTGCAGGCGCTGAGCGCCGAAAGCTTCGTTAAGGGGCTGGAAGCTTTCCGTAAAGCGGGCTATACCATCGTGACCACCTCCAGCCATAAAGGCAGCACGCCGCTGACGCAGGCGAAACTGCCGGCGAAGATGGTGCTGGTGCTGGGGCAGGAGAGCGATGGCCTGACCGAGTCGGCGCTGAAGCAGGGCGATATGAGCGTTTCGATCGACGGCACCGGTAAGGTGGAGAGCCTGAACGTGTCGGTTGCGACCGGCGTTCTGCTGGCGGAGTGGTGGCGCCAGAACCACTAA
- the proV gene encoding glycine betaine/L-proline ABC transporter ATP-binding protein ProV — protein sequence MAIKLEAKNLYKIFGENPERAFKYIDKGISKDALLEKTGLSLGVKNASLAIEEGEIFVIMGLSGSGKSTMVRLLNRLIAPTRGQVIIDGIDIAKISESELREVRRNKISMVFQSFALMPHMSVLDNTAFGMELAGMPLKERQEKALEALRQVGLENYAAAWPDELSGGMRQRVGLARALAINPDILLMDEAFSALDPLIRTEMQDELVKLQAKHQRTIIFISHDLDEAMRIGNRIAIMQGGEVVQVGTPDEILNNPANDYVRTFFRGVDISHVFSAKDIARRNASALMRKAPGFGPRSAIKLLQDEDREFGYVLEKQRFIGVVSTDSLKAALAAGAGLDAALLSAPAAVSGDTSLNELLSHVAQAPCAVPIVGEEDHYIGVISKGTLLQALDREGNQP from the coding sequence ATGGCAATTAAATTAGAAGCAAAAAATCTGTATAAGATATTTGGCGAAAATCCCGAGCGCGCATTTAAATATATTGATAAAGGCATCAGTAAAGATGCCTTACTGGAAAAAACCGGGCTTTCGCTGGGTGTGAAAAATGCCAGTCTGGCCATTGAAGAAGGCGAGATATTTGTCATCATGGGGCTTTCCGGCTCAGGCAAGTCCACCATGGTTCGCCTTCTCAATCGTCTGATAGCGCCGACCCGCGGCCAGGTGATCATTGACGGCATCGATATCGCTAAAATATCGGAAAGCGAGCTGCGCGAAGTGCGTCGAAATAAGATCAGTATGGTGTTTCAGTCTTTTGCGCTGATGCCGCATATGAGCGTGCTGGATAATACCGCCTTTGGCATGGAATTAGCCGGCATGCCGCTGAAAGAACGTCAGGAAAAAGCGCTTGAGGCGCTGCGTCAGGTGGGGCTGGAAAATTACGCCGCCGCCTGGCCCGATGAATTATCGGGCGGAATGCGTCAGCGTGTCGGATTAGCGCGCGCGCTGGCGATCAATCCCGATATTTTATTGATGGACGAGGCCTTCTCCGCGCTCGATCCCTTAATCCGCACCGAAATGCAGGATGAGCTGGTAAAGCTGCAGGCGAAACATCAGCGCACCATTATTTTTATTTCCCACGATCTTGATGAAGCGATGCGCATCGGCAATCGCATCGCCATTATGCAGGGCGGCGAGGTAGTGCAGGTCGGCACTCCCGACGAGATCCTGAATAATCCCGCCAACGACTATGTACGCACGTTCTTCCGCGGCGTCGATATCAGCCACGTTTTCAGCGCCAAAGATATCGCCCGCCGCAACGCCAGCGCCCTGATGCGCAAAGCGCCCGGCTTCGGCCCGCGCTCGGCGATTAAGCTGCTGCAGGATGAGGATCGCGAATTCGGCTACGTGCTGGAGAAGCAGCGCTTTATTGGCGTGGTCTCTACCGATTCGCTGAAGGCGGCGCTGGCCGCCGGCGCGGGGCTTGACGCTGCGCTGCTCTCCGCCCCGGCGGCGGTCTCTGGCGACACCTCGCTCAATGAGCTGCTATCGCACGTAGCGCAGGCACCCTGCGCGGTGCCGATCGTTGGCGAAGAGGATCATTACATCGGCGTGATTTCAAAAGGCACGCTGCTGCAGGCGTTAGATCGTGAGGGGAATCAGCCATGA
- the proX gene encoding glycine betaine/L-proline ABC transporter substrate-binding protein ProX yields the protein MRTCAILAAALTTLAAAQVSAADLPGTGITVKPVQSTISEEAFQTLLVSRALEQLGYRVEKPSEVDYNVGYTSLASGDATFTAVNWQPLHDDMYNAAGGDKVFYRQGTYVSGAAQGYLIDKKTAEKYHITRLDQLQDKKLAALFDANGDGKADMTGCAPGWGCETVILHQNNAFGLSQTVEPNMGNYPAMMADTIARYKQGKPILYYTWTPYWISDVLVPGKDVVWLQVPFSSMPGAQKGVDTRLPGGANYGFPVNTMHIVANKAWAEKNPAAARLFAEMKLPIADINAQNARMHQGHSSEQAINAHVDGWIKAHQALFNKWIEDAKSAVQ from the coding sequence ATGCGTACATGCGCTATTCTGGCCGCCGCGCTGACGACGCTGGCCGCCGCCCAGGTTTCCGCCGCCGATCTGCCGGGCACCGGCATTACCGTTAAGCCGGTGCAAAGCACCATTTCCGAAGAAGCGTTTCAGACGCTGCTGGTCAGCCGCGCGCTGGAGCAGCTGGGCTACCGCGTCGAGAAACCGAGCGAGGTGGATTACAACGTTGGCTATACCTCGCTGGCCTCCGGCGACGCCACTTTTACTGCCGTGAACTGGCAGCCGCTGCATGACGATATGTACAACGCCGCCGGCGGCGATAAGGTCTTTTATCGCCAGGGAACCTACGTCAGCGGCGCGGCGCAGGGCTACCTGATCGATAAAAAAACGGCCGAAAAGTATCACATCACCCGCCTTGACCAGCTGCAGGATAAAAAGCTGGCGGCGTTGTTTGACGCCAACGGCGACGGCAAGGCGGATATGACCGGCTGCGCACCCGGCTGGGGCTGCGAGACGGTGATCCTGCATCAGAACAACGCGTTCGGCCTGAGCCAAACCGTCGAGCCCAATATGGGCAACTACCCGGCAATGATGGCCGATACCATTGCCCGCTATAAACAGGGGAAACCGATCCTCTACTACACCTGGACGCCTTACTGGATAAGCGACGTACTGGTACCGGGTAAAGACGTGGTCTGGCTGCAGGTGCCCTTCTCCTCAATGCCGGGCGCGCAGAAAGGTGTCGATACCCGCCTGCCCGGCGGCGCCAATTACGGCTTCCCGGTTAACACCATGCATATCGTCGCCAACAAAGCCTGGGCGGAGAAAAACCCGGCGGCGGCGCGCCTGTTTGCCGAAATGAAGTTGCCTATCGCGGATATCAATGCGCAGAACGCGCGCATGCATCAGGGGCATTCTTCAGAACAGGCGATTAATGCCCACGTCGATGGCTGGATAAAAGCGCATCAGGCGTTGTTTAACAAATGGATCGAAGACGCAAAGTCTGCTGTGCAGTAA